The genomic window CAGGTCGGCCGCAGGGCCTTGTCGGAGCCGAGGTCGAGATCGGCCACCTGCTTGTTCCGCTCCGAATCGGCCGCCGCGCGATGGTCGGTCGCCAGCACCACGTAGACCGCCGGCAGCACGAACAGCGTGAACAGCGTGCCGATCGACATGCCGGCGACGACGACCAGACCGATCGAGAAGCGGCTGGCCGCGCCCGCGCCGGTCGCGGTCAGGAGCGGGATCAGGCCCGTCACCATCGCGGCCGTGGTCATCAGGATCGGCCGCAGGCGGATGCGGGCCGACATCTCGATGGCCGAGCGGCGGTCGAGCCGCTCGTTGACCTGGAGCTCGTTGGCGAACTCCACCATCAGGATGCCGTGCTTGGTGATCAGGCCGACCAGGGTGAGCAGGCCGACCTGGGTGTAGATGTTCATCGTCGCCGCGCCGAAGAACAGCGGGATCAGCGCACCGACGATCGCCATCGGCACCGAGATCATGATGACCAGCGGGTCACGCAAGCTCTCGAACTGCGCGGCCAGCACCAGGAAGATGATGATCAGCGCGAAGCCGAAGGTGATGGCGAGCTGGTTGCCTTCCTGCACGTATTGCCTGCTATCGGCCAAATAGTCGTGACTGAAGCCTTGCGGCAGCTTTTTGGCCTCGCCTTCGAGGAAGTCGACCGCCGCACCAACGGTCACGCCGGGCATGGGCACGGCCGAGAACGTCGCCGAGTTCAACTGATTATAATGCGTCAGCGAATTTGGGTCGGTCTTGGTCTCGATCGACACCACCGTCGACAGCGGGAGCTGCTGACCGGTGTTGGTCGTCACATAGTAGCCGCCGAGCGATTCCGGCGACAGACGCTTGCCGCGTGGCACCTGCGGGATCACCTGGTAGGAGCGGCCCTCGAGGTTGAAGCGGTTGATGTAGTTGCCGCCAAGCAGCACCGCGAGCGTAGAGCCGAGGTTCTGCATGTTGACGCCGAGGTCCTGCGCCTTGGTGCGGTCGATCGTGACCTTCACGTTCGGCTGGTTGTAGGCGAGGTCGCTGTCGGAGACGATGAACATGCCGCTCTTGCGCGCGGCGTCCTTCAGCTTCTCCATCTGCTCATAGACCGTCTGGAAGCCGGCGGTGGAATTGATCACCATCTGAATCGGCAGACCACCCGGTCCGCCCGGCAGCGGCGGCAGGTTGAAGGCGAAGGCCTGCACGCCCTCGATCTTTGAGAGCTCGGCCTGCACCAGCGGCTTCAGCTGGATCGACGAACGCTTGCGCTCGTCCCAGGGCTTCAAGAGCATGCCGGCGATGCCGCCCTGCGGGCCGTTGATGCCGTTCAGCACGAAACGCAGATCGGTCTCGGGGAATTTCTGGAATTCCTTGTCGAGCTTCTCGCCATAGAAATCGACATAGTCGATGTTGGCGTATTTCGGCGCCTTGGTCACCGCAAACACGATGCCCTGGTCTTCCTCCGGCGCCAGCTCCTTCGAGGTGTGCATGTAGAGGAAGCCGACCAGGCCGAGGATCGTCACCGCGAACAGGCCGGTGATCGCCTTGTAGTCCAACGAGCGATCGAGCTTGCGCCCGTACCACCGCGTGATCGCACCGAACACCCGGTTCACGAGCTTGGCGAAGCGGCCCTCTTCGGTGTTCTTCAGCAGCACCGAGCACATCATCGGCGACAGCGTCAGCGCGATCACGCCCGACACGATCACCGAGCCCGCGAGGGTGAACGCGAATTCGCGGAACAGCGAACCGGTGAGACCGCCAAGGAAGCCGATCGGCGCGTACACGGCGGCGAGCGTGATGGTCATCGAGATGACCGGCCCGACAATTTCGCGCGCGCCCTGCAGCGACGCCTGGACCGGCGTCTTGCCCTCCTCCAGATGGCGGTGGATGTTCTCCACCACGACGATGGCGTCGTCGACCACAAGGCCGATCGCGAGCACCATCGCGAGCAGGGTCAGGAGGTTGAAGCTGAAGCCCAACGCCAGCATCAGGGTGCAGACGCCGATCATCGACAGCGGGATGGTGACGACGGGAATGATCACCGAGCGGAGCGAGGCGAGGAACAGGAAGATGACCACGATCACGATGATCACGGCTTCGCCCAGCGTCTTCTCCACCTCGTCGATTGAGGATTGGATGAACTTGGTCGAGTCGTAGGCGACCTTCATCTTCATCGACGGGGGCAAATTGCGTTCGAGCTCAGGGAACAGCGCGCGCACGCCCTTGACCAGCGTCAGCGGATTGCCCTGCGGCGTTGCCTGCACGCCGATGAAGATCGCGTGCTCGCCGTTGAAGGCAACGCTCGCATCGGTGCTCTGGGCCGCAAGTTCGACGGTGGCGATGTCCTCCATCCGCACGAAGCCGCCGTCCTTGGCCTTGACGATCATCTTCTTGAACTGGTTGACGTCGGTCAGGCCCGTATTCGTCGAGACGTTCGAGACGATGAGATAGCCCTTGGCCTGGCCCGCCGCAGACTGGAAGTTGTTGGCAGTGATCGCGGCGGCGACGTCGGCCGGTGACACATTGCGGCCGGCCATCTTCACGGGATCAAGCCACAGCCGCATCGCGAAGGTCTGACCACCAAGAATGTCGGCCGAGGCCACGCCGTCGACGGTCGACAGCACCGGCTGCACCACGCGCGTCAGATAATCCGAGATCGCCGAGCCCGATAGCTCCTCGGACGAGAAGCCGAGATACATCACGGCCGTGGTCTGGCCCGTGGTCTTGGTGACGATCGGGTCGTTGGATTCTTTCGGGATCAGGTATTTGACCGAGTTCGTCTTGGCCAGCACCTCGGTGAGCGCCTGGTTCGGATCGAAGTTCAGCTTGATGTAGACCTGGATCGTCGAGGTGCCGAGCACCGAGGACGAGGTGATGTAGTCGACGCCCTCGGCGGAAGCGACCGCCTGCTCGATCGGCGTCGTGATGAAGCCCTGGATCAGGTCCGCGGATGCGCCGGGATAGACGGTCGTGATGTTGATGACCGTGTTCGATAGCTTGGGATATTGCCGGATCGGCAGCACCATCGCCGCGCGCAAGCCGATCAGCAGGATCAGCAGGCTAACAACGACCGACAGGACCGGTCGCTTGATGAAAATGTCGGTAAAGGCCATCGCGGCGATCTCGATTTCTATGTCTCAAGAGGCGTGATCCGGCCGAGCCGGATCACGTGAATGTATTTGTCAGTAGCGCGGCGGCTGCGCCGGGATTGCCGGGGCCGGATCGGTCGAGATCGACACCGCCGCGCCCGATTGCAGCTTGAGCTGGCCCACGGCGACGACCTTGTCGCCCGGCTTCAGGCCCTTGACGATCTCGACGCGACCTTCGACCCGGTTGCCGGTCTGCACGAAGGTGCGCACCGCGGAGAGGCTGGTCTTGCCGTCCTCTTCCTTCTTCTCGGTGATCACGAACACCGAGTCGCCGTACAGCGTGTAGTCGACCGCCGTCTCCGGCACGGTGGTCACGGCCGGCTTGTCTGGCAACACCACCGTGGTGGTCACGAACATGCCCGGCTTCAGGATCCTCTCCGGATTGGCAATCGTTGCCTGCACGCGGATGTTGCGGGTGTCGGTCGAGATTTGCGGCTCGATCGTGGTGATCTTGCCCTCGAAGGTGCGGCCCGGATAGGCATCGACCTTCAACCGCACAACCTGTCCAACCTTGAGGCTGCCGGAATCCTTTTCCGTCACCGTGAAGTTGGCCCAAAGCTCCGACAGATCGGTCAGCGACACGATGGCGGTGCCGGCCGTCAGATACTGGCCGACCTCGACCTTGCGCATGCCGAGATCGCCGGAGAACGGCGCGCGCACCAGCTTCTGCGAGATCAGCGCCTCGGTCTTGGCGATGCCCGCCTGCGCCTGGTCGTAGGCGGCCTGCGCCTGGTCGACGGTCGCCTGCGGACCGAACTGACGCGAGGCCAGCTGCTTGGCGCGGTCGAGCGACAGCTGGGCGACGGTCGCCTGCGCCTTGTAGTTGGCGAGATCGCCCTGCTCGGGCGTGTCGAACAGCTGCACCAGCGGCGTGCCGGCTTCGACACGCGTACCTGGCTCGAACTTGATCTCGGTGACGCGACCGTTGACGTCGGCGGAGACGTCGACCTGGTGCACGGCGGCAAGGCCGCCGACCGCGGTGAGCAGGTTCGGCACCACTTCGGACTTCGCCTCGGCGGCGCTGACGGCGACCGGCGGCGGCTTGTTGTTGGCGAAGAACTGCTTGATCATCTGGCCGCGGAAATAATTGAACCAGACGAGACCACCGACGAGCACGGCCAGAAGCGTGCCGACGATGATGAACCAGCGCACCGGCCTGACCGGACGCTTGGGAGCCTTGTTGTCGATCGGTTGGCCCGAAATCTTGTGTTCGGCTACGATGTTCATGTCATGCACTTTCTGCAATTGCCGTCTTGCCGGCATCCGCCGCCTGATTGTGGCTCAGATGCGAAGCAATTGCGGCGTCGTTAAGTCCGATACCCCTCAGGAGAAACTCACAGAGCTGCCGCTCCAGATCGTTTGCCTTACCGTAGGCGAGACAGGGCGCGGCTGGCAGCCTGGTCAGCGCCGCGGTCATCACCGAATGATGCGCGAACCAGAACAGGTTGAGCGGATCGCCAGTGCACGGCCGCGCGTCC from Bradyrhizobium zhanjiangense includes these protein-coding regions:
- a CDS encoding MexW/MexI family multidrug efflux RND transporter permease subunit, with the protein product MAFTDIFIKRPVLSVVVSLLILLIGLRAAMVLPIRQYPKLSNTVINITTVYPGASADLIQGFITTPIEQAVASAEGVDYITSSSVLGTSTIQVYIKLNFDPNQALTEVLAKTNSVKYLIPKESNDPIVTKTTGQTTAVMYLGFSSEELSGSAISDYLTRVVQPVLSTVDGVASADILGGQTFAMRLWLDPVKMAGRNVSPADVAAAITANNFQSAAGQAKGYLIVSNVSTNTGLTDVNQFKKMIVKAKDGGFVRMEDIATVELAAQSTDASVAFNGEHAIFIGVQATPQGNPLTLVKGVRALFPELERNLPPSMKMKVAYDSTKFIQSSIDEVEKTLGEAVIIVIVVIFLFLASLRSVIIPVVTIPLSMIGVCTLMLALGFSFNLLTLLAMVLAIGLVVDDAIVVVENIHRHLEEGKTPVQASLQGAREIVGPVISMTITLAAVYAPIGFLGGLTGSLFREFAFTLAGSVIVSGVIALTLSPMMCSVLLKNTEEGRFAKLVNRVFGAITRWYGRKLDRSLDYKAITGLFAVTILGLVGFLYMHTSKELAPEEDQGIVFAVTKAPKYANIDYVDFYGEKLDKEFQKFPETDLRFVLNGINGPQGGIAGMLLKPWDERKRSSIQLKPLVQAELSKIEGVQAFAFNLPPLPGGPGGLPIQMVINSTAGFQTVYEQMEKLKDAARKSGMFIVSDSDLAYNQPNVKVTIDRTKAQDLGVNMQNLGSTLAVLLGGNYINRFNLEGRSYQVIPQVPRGKRLSPESLGGYYVTTNTGQQLPLSTVVSIETKTDPNSLTHYNQLNSATFSAVPMPGVTVGAAVDFLEGEAKKLPQGFSHDYLADSRQYVQEGNQLAITFGFALIIIFLVLAAQFESLRDPLVIMISVPMAIVGALIPLFFGAATMNIYTQVGLLTLVGLITKHGILMVEFANELQVNERLDRRSAIEMSARIRLRPILMTTAAMVTGLIPLLTATGAGAASRFSIGLVVVAGMSIGTLFTLFVLPAVYVVLATDHRAAADSERNKQVADLDLGSDKALRPT
- a CDS encoding efflux RND transporter periplasmic adaptor subunit, producing MNIVAEHKISGQPIDNKAPKRPVRPVRWFIIVGTLLAVLVGGLVWFNYFRGQMIKQFFANNKPPPVAVSAAEAKSEVVPNLLTAVGGLAAVHQVDVSADVNGRVTEIKFEPGTRVEAGTPLVQLFDTPEQGDLANYKAQATVAQLSLDRAKQLASRQFGPQATVDQAQAAYDQAQAGIAKTEALISQKLVRAPFSGDLGMRKVEVGQYLTAGTAIVSLTDLSELWANFTVTEKDSGSLKVGQVVRLKVDAYPGRTFEGKITTIEPQISTDTRNIRVQATIANPERILKPGMFVTTTVVLPDKPAVTTVPETAVDYTLYGDSVFVITEKKEEDGKTSLSAVRTFVQTGNRVEGRVEIVKGLKPGDKVVAVGQLKLQSGAAVSISTDPAPAIPAQPPRY